The sequence CGCCAAGGCCGTTGATCATGGTGGTGTGGCTGTCGGTACCCACGCAGGTGTCGGGGTAAGCCACAGTCGCGCCGTCCTGGTCCTCGGTCGACCACACGCCGCGGCCGATGTGCTCGAGGTTGACCTGGTGGCAGATGCCGGTGCCAGGAGGCACGGCGGAGAAGTTCTGGAAGCTCTTGGAACCCCACTTGAGGAAGTCGTAACGCTCGGCATTGCGGGCGTATTCGAGCTCGACGTTCTTTTCGAACGCCTTGGGGTGGCCGAATTCGTCGACCATCACCGAGTGGTCGATGACGAGGTTGACCGGAACCTGCGGGTTGATCTTGGCGGTATCACCGCCGAGCGTCTTGATCGCATCACGCATGGCGGCAAGGTCAACGACGCACGGCACGCCGGTGAAGTCCTGCAACAGCACGCGTGCCGGGCGGTACTGGATCTCGCTGCCGGTGACCGGATTCTTCTGCCAGTCGGCAATGGCCTGGATGTCGTCGGTCGAAACAGTGAAGCCGCCGTCTTCGAAACGCAGCATGTTTTCCAGCAGGACTTTCATGCTGAACGGCAACCTGGAAACGTCACCGATGGTCGCTTCTGCCTTGGCGAAGGAGTAATAGGCGTAGTCCTTGCCGCCAACAGAGAGCGTGCTGCGGGTTCCAAGCGTGTCTTTGCCGACCTGGGTCATCCGGGATCCTTTCAGTGCGATAATGGAGGGGCGGCGCGGAGAGCGCGCTTCGCCCGTGATTTCGCCTGCGCACCTGCGCTTTTGCAGCGCTCAGGTCAAGGGGATCGAGGTGCAGAGACGTTACAAGTGTTTACTGGTGCGGATTTGTAAATTCCGTCATTAAGCATGCAACGCAATCGCTGTGAGACAGGGGGCGGCCGGGCGTGCGACAGGACGAAAAATCGACGCACACGCTGGGCAGCCTCAAGGCGGGTATTCTCTCCGCCGCGATGGTCGTTGCTGCAAGCTTTGCTGCAGCCATTGTCTTTTCGGGGACACCGCTTGAAGCCCAGCCCCACGAGGCTGAGCTCGGTTCCCGCTAAGGCCAATCCCAACAGGGGGCAAGCCGGGCACTTCGGGTCGCAAAACAGCCGTGTCGGCACGCGCCGGCATGACGTCGAGCCTGCCCGGTGGCCGCTCTCCATGGGGGTGGAGGGCGGCCTACAACAAGCCTGGGCCTTTCAGATCGTGCTTTGTTCAGTCGGCGCGCGGGCGGCGATCCAGCAGCCGATCACGATCAGCACGGTTCCGGCAATGGTCGGCATTGTCACAGCTTCGCGAAAGAACAGCCAGCCGAACAACGAAGCCCACAGGAAGCCGGAGTATTCGATCGGCACCAGCGCCTGGGCTTCCGCCCGGGCATAAGCCCACGCGAGCGCCATTGCGCCTCCTACCGTGAGCAGCGCGGACCAGCCGACGGCGATCATCACGTCTGTGCTTGGCAACACGAAGAACCAGGGTGCTGCCAGTCCCAGGATTACAGCAGAGACCCCGGAATGGAACGTCGCGACCTCGCGTGGCAAGGCGACCTGCGATTGCTGGCGTATCAGGATGAAGTTCCACGCATAGAGCAAGGCAGAAAAGATGATCGCGGCGAGGCCAAGCCACAAGTCGTTGTTCGGCGATTCGCTGCCGATCTTGCCGCCGATAATGACAATTGTCCCGGCAAAGCCAAGCACTGACGCCCAGATTGCTCTTCTCGACACAGTCTCGCCCAACAGGATCGCTGCAAGGTAGAGCGCAATCAGCGGAGCGATAAAGGAAATCGCGATGGCTTCCGCAATCGGCAGTTTGGTCAATGCATAGAAGAAGCTCAGCGCCATGAAGGTCGAGCTCGTGCCGCGCAGCAAGTGGAGCCTAAGGACATGGGGTTGCGGCCATTTGCCGCCGCCCGCAAGCCAGACCGGTGCGATGAGGAGCAGGCCAAGGCTCGAGCGCAGCACTGCCGCGCTATAGGCCCCGATTGCGAGCGAGGCGCCTTTCATGAAGGCGTCCATCAGCGATAGCATGCCGACCCCGGCAAGCGTGATGAGGAATGGCAACAGGGGATGGTCGCTGCGCGGCATGCTAGGCCTTTAGTCAGCCATTGCGTTCGCGTCACGTAGGCAGGCAATTCAGCTTTTCGAAAGCGTCGATGCTTGATGCAATTTGTCGAATGCGGCAAATTGCTGCTGTTGCTGGAGTGCTATCGTCCAGCGCATTAAATTTGGGGCTGAAAAATCATGCGAGTGCCGGTGCGTAAATCCATTCTCCTGCTCGGGGCGAGCGTGTTGTTGCCGATCGGCGCGGTGGCGCAGGAAAACCTCTTGCCGCCTGAACCGGCCTCGGCTCCTACGCCTGCTCCGGCGAGCACCCCAGCGGTGCAGGACTATGATGCGCCCACACAGGGA is a genomic window of Parerythrobacter aestuarii containing:
- a CDS encoding DMT family transporter, which produces MPRSDHPLLPFLITLAGVGMLSLMDAFMKGASLAIGAYSAAVLRSSLGLLLIAPVWLAGGGKWPQPHVLRLHLLRGTSSTFMALSFFYALTKLPIAEAIAISFIAPLIALYLAAILLGETVSRRAIWASVLGFAGTIVIIGGKIGSESPNNDLWLGLAAIIFSALLYAWNFILIRQQSQVALPREVATFHSGVSAVILGLAAPWFFVLPSTDVMIAVGWSALLTVGGAMALAWAYARAEAQALVPIEYSGFLWASLFGWLFFREAVTMPTIAGTVLIVIGCWIAARAPTEQSTI